GTTTTAATCATAATTAATGTTATGCTATTTTTAATTTATAGAACAAATTTTCTTTTTGTTTGTTTAAATATTTTAGTGTTTACAATCTTACTTATTTATTGGTTTACAGGAGTTATACTTTTTAAAAATAATATTTATACAAAAATATTTGTATTTGCTTATGCTACTTTATTGTTTACGGGCATTGATTTTCTTGTATTAAAAAATTTTGGAATTCAAATATTTGAATCCAATCCTCAAAATATGAAAATTGGAGGTTTGATACAAATTATTGTTATTTCTCTTGCTGTTTTATACAGAGAAAAAACATTACGTAAATCTAACCAATTTATGAAAATTGAAATAATAAAATACTCTAAGGAGATTGAGCAAATGGAGTTTTCAATTAATGATGAAACTCAAAAAGAAATTTTACAAACTTTGACTGTTAGAGAAAAAGAAATTTTCGATTTAATTATTGCAGGAAATTCTAATAAACTAATAGCTGACTCTTTAAATATTTCTGTAAATACTGTGAAATTTCACGTAAAAAACATTTATGAGAAATTACATATTAAAAGTAGGAAAGAGGCCATAACACTGGATAAATCCTTTAATTTATAGTTAATTTAGGACAAACTACCCAAAAACTACCCTTACACTTTTACTAAATAATTATAATATTAATTAAATTGCCCTATATAATAACTATGGCAGTAAAATAAATTAATTCCCCATTTATAGAGTGGCTCCAGGATTTATTCTGGAGCTTTTTATTTCTATTATCTTTTTTATTATTAGTTATTAAAGAACTAATAATTTATCTTTAAGAAAAATTTTATTATCAATGGAATATCAAGAAAATCAAAATAAGGAAGATAAAGATCATATAGAAAACAATGAAAAAAGTTTAGATGAAAAAAAGAAATTGCAAGAACAGCAACAGCAACAATAATAATTATTTCATCTTTTCAAAGAAAGTAAATTCGTAGTTTGGTAATACCTCAGGATTAGTAATTTTAATGATATCTTTTAAAACCAAATCAGGTCTTGTTCCTGCTAATTCGTAGTAAATTGCGCCACCTGTTTTACCTTTTTTAAGAATTGGCGTATAAATATTGTCCTTTTGAAAAGCTTTAAATTCTTTATAGATTTCATTACTCTTTAAAAGTTGCTCTTTAGAAGAAAAATAACCAGGTGTAATCCAATAATCCGCATTTTGAGCTTTGTCAAAAACACTTTCGAAACTTAAAGACAAACTCCCTTTTCCTTCTGTGTTTTTCCATAGATAATTTAGGTTTGCATCTTTTAAAAATTGTGCAACAAAACTTTCTCCAGCAGGTAAATTCCAAATGTCTTTGCTCATAATTGCGCCTGATAAAATTTTTGGTTTTTTATTCGATTTTAGTGCGATTTTTTTAGCCTCTAAATAATCTGTTTCTATCACTTTAAAAATACTGTCTGCTTGTTTTTCTTTATCAAACAAAACACCAAAAAACTTAATCCATTCAGCTCTTCCTAAAGGAGTTTCTTCAAGCCAATCTCCATTATAAATTACCTTAATACCTGCTTTTTGAATCGCTGTTAAAGATTTATCAGCAGAAGAAACACTATAACCCACTACCAATTCTGGTTGTAAATCCAATAATATTTCTGTGTTTAAAGAGCTTTCTTTTCCTATTTCTTGAATTTTTCCTGCATCAATTAAAACTCTTGTTTTTGCAGATGAAACATATTTAGAATATGGAAAACCAATTATAGATGATTCTTCATTAAGCAACTCAACCATTGGAATGTGTGTTGTTGAAGTCACAACAATTTTTTGAATGGGAACTTCCAGAACTTCATATTTATAATCAATAATAGTATCAATTTTTTTCTTTTTGATGATATATTCAAAAACATCATCAGAATTTTGATAGGCAGACTTTACAATCAACTTTTTTGTTCCATTTTCATCAACAATATCAAAACCTTTGGCATATTTAATAGTACTTTCAGTTTGATTTTTATCATCAACATTTATGGTTACTTTTTTGCAGGAAAAAGAAATCAATAAAAGGAAAGTAAATAACGTTATATAAACAAGTTCTCGATACAATTTTTCGTACTTCAAAATCACTCGAACTGACATTTTGTTGTAGAAACTCATTAATTGTAAACTTGATTTTCTTGTTCTTGAACTCTAATAAACGTTGTTCTTTTGGTCAATTCTTTTAGCCTGCTTGCACCAACATAGGTACAAGTAGATCGTATTCCGCCTAAAATATCAATAATAGTATGTTCTACATCACCTTTAAAAGGGACTTTAACTGTTTTTCCTTCTGATGCTCTGTAATTTGCAACACCTCCTGAATGTTTATTCATAGCAGTTTCAGAGCTCATTCCATAGAAAGCTTTGAATTTCTCGCCATTTTTTTCTATCAATTCTCCACCACTTTCTGTGTGTCCAGCCAACATGCCACCTAACATTACAAAATCTGCACTTCCACCAAAAGCTTTTGATAAATCTCCAGGAATTTTACAACCACCATCAGAAATTATTTGTCCACCCATTCCATGAGCAGCATCTGCACATTCTATAATAGCTGATAATTGAGGATAACCAACACCTGTTTTAACACGAGTTGTACAAACAGAACCTGGTCCAATACCAACTTTTATAATATCAGCTCCAGCCAATAATAGTTCTTCTACCATTTCTCCTGTAACCACATTACCTGAAATAATTACTTTCTTTGGATGATTTTTACGCATTTTTTGAACAAAATTCACAAAATGTTCAGAATATCCGTTAGCAACATCTACACAAATAAAATTTATTTGAGGAAATTCAGTTAGAATTTGAGCTACTTTTTGCGAATCTTCTTTTCCAGTTCCTGTGCTTACAGCAATATTTTTTAAAATTTCTTCAGATGAATTTGTGGCAAAATCTCGCCATTCTTCAATAGAGTAATGTTTATGAATTGCTGTAAATAATTTGTGTTTTGCTAATGCTTTTGCCATTTCAAAAGTACCAACAGTATCCATATTGGCTGCCATTATTGGTATTCCAGACCAAACAACATCACTATGTAAAAAATTAAACTCTCTCACCAAGCTTACTTGTGAACGCGATTTTAAAGTAGATCTTTTTGGACGAATCATTACATCTTTAAAACCTAATTTCAACTCATTTTCTATCCTCATAATTGTGTAAAATTTCAGAGTTTAAAGGTATAAAATTTAGAAGTCTTTTTGTTAGATTGTTTGTAAGATTCATATATATTTGCAACGATTTTTGGTTTTGATGTTATTTTTAACATCGAATTAAAAGGGAATCTGGTTAAAAGCCAGAACTGTTCCCACAACTGTAAGTTTATGCTGAATTTTTATTCAGCACCTCATTTGAGGATGTTATTTATTCTTATACCACTGACAATTTATTTGTTGGGAAGGTGAAATAACATAAAATAAGTCAGGAGACCTGCCCTAAATCACAAGTTATAACTTTTGGGATAAAAGTTTATGTACTTATTTATTTCTATTCGTACACGAAGTTTACCTGATTAATTTAGGTTTCATACTAGTTATGAAACTCACATTCCTGTTTTTTGCATAAGCAAAAGGCAAATTTTAAATTATATCGTTAAAATGAAAAAGCAATTATTAATTGTTAGTGTTTTGATGTGCAGTTTTGTTTGCACACATGTGTTTTCTCAACAAAAAAAAGAGAAAATAGAATCTTTAAATGAAATTGTAGTAACTGCTACAAAATTTGAAACCAATAAAAAAAACGTTGGTAAAATTGTGTACAAAATTACACAAGAAACTATTGAGAATAATCAAGGTAGAACTGTTGTAGATTTATTAAATGATGTTCCTGGAGTAGAAATTAATGGTAACTTTAGTACAAAGGGGCAAAATTTAGGATATTATATTAGAGGTGGACGAAACAGACAAGTGGCTATTTTAATTGATGGCGTAAATGTTAACGATCCATCTTCTTTTAATGCCGATTTTGATTTACGTCAAATAGACATCAACCAAATAGAAAGTATTGAGGTTTTAAAAGGAGCCTCATCAACTTTATATGGTTCAGGAGCTGCAACAGGTGTAATTAACATCATTTTAAAAAAATCTTCGAAAGATAGTTTTGCAGGAACTTTTACAACTTCTGTGGGTACAAATTCATCAAGTGAGAATCCTAAATTTTCTGGAGAAGAATTTTCTACAAACTTCAATTTTAATGGAACTTTAGGCAAAGTTGACTACCTATTAGCTTTAAATGCGAATGGTTCTAGTGGTTTATCAGCTGCAGAAAGCACAACAGATATTCCTTTTGAAGAGGATAATTTTGCAAGACAAAATGTGTTACTAAAAGTTAATTATGCTGTAAATGATAAATTAAAAATTGGCTTATTATCTAGTTATGATGAGTTTTCTACCGATTTTGACGGTTTTGATTTTGACCCTGTAACCTTTGCAAGTATTCCTGCTGATAGAGAAAATAACTCAAAAAGTGTTCAGAAAAGGGTAGGCCTAAATGCAGATTATTCTTACAAAAAAGGAGAATTAAAAATAAGAACTTTTTTAACGGAAATTGATAGAAATGAATCGCCTTCTAATGATTTTTTCTATGGAGAAGTGTATGGTTTTGATGTGTATAATAATTATAAATTCAACAATCAATTTTCTTTTTTAGTTGGTTTTACCTCGCAATTTCAAGATATGATCCAAAAAACTTCTTTTAGTACTATAGAAGAAGGTTCAGGAAAACAACATTTCTATGATCCTTATATTTCTTTTAATTATTTTTCGGAATCAGGCTTTAATTTAAATGCAGGAACTCGTTTAAATATGCATAGTGAATATGGAAATAACTTTGTTTTTAATGTAAATCCTTCATACAATTTTAAAATTTCAGAAAATGATTTTAAGGTATTTGCATCATATAGTACAGCTTTTGTAGCGCCAACCTTATCTGAAATTTTTACAAAATTACCAACCATTGATGAATTATTGCCAGAAGAAGATATTACAATTGAAGGTGGTTTTGATTTAGATTTAGGAGATAAAATCAACATAAATGCAACTTATTTTTATAGAGAAGAAACCAATAAAATAGGTTTTGATCCAACAACATTTCAAACCATTAACGATTTTGGAACTTTTTTAGCGAGAGGTTTAGAAACTGAAATTTCTTATAAAGCATCTCAGAAATTAAGATTATTAGCAAATTACACGTATATAGATAGAGACGAAAATTTGTTGCTAAAAATACCTCAGAATAAATTTTTTATCAAAGCAGATTATAGTTTGTTTCCGCAAACATTTACTTCTTTAAGCTACAGATTTGTTGATGAAACTAAGGATTTTGGGAATGTAGATTTAGCTTCTTACAGTTTAGTTGATTTTTTCATCAACCATAGTTTGTTAGAAAATAAAGTAATTTTTTATGGAAGTATTACTAATATATTTAATGAAAATTTTCAAGAAATTGCAGGTTTTACAACGCGTGGAAGAAATTATAATATAGGATTAAGAATTAAATTTTAAGGGGAAGAGTGCAAAATGAAAAAGACGAAAAGGCTTCTTAATATTTAAGAAGTCTTTTTTTATTACAGTAGTTTTTTTACTTCGTTTTTTATAAAAGCAATTGCAGTTTTTGTTGGTGGCAATGTTTTAGAATAATCGATTAGTATATTTTCACGTAAATCGTTCGCTGAACTTGAATTTTCTGCAACTTGTTTTAGTTTATTGATCACTGCACATTTGGCAGCGTAAATTGCTGTCCAACTATCATCAGAAATATAGATTTGTTGTACCAAATTATGCTCAAATTCCTGTTCTATATTTGCTATTAAAAGCTGTAAATATTCGTTTGTATTTGTTGATAAAGGCTGAATACGAATCAGCAATTTTACAGGATTTATGCGTTCGCAAAAAAGTAAAAGTCGCTCATAAGCTTGCAATTTTATAGGTAAAGAATCTTTCTTTTTTTGAGACATTAACTCTAATTGTTTTGCAGAATTCTGCTGACGAATAAAGCCATTAAACATGTAATAAGCTACAAAACCAGTAACTACAGCAGGTAAAATATAGGCGATACTCTCTAAGAATTTGTCTTCCATTTTATGAGATTAATTTTAAAGTTTGCAAATATAAAACTCCTAAAAGTATGGCAAACCCAAAACTTAATAAAGTTCCTATTAAAATATATTCGGTTAGTTTTCTGTCTTTAGATGATGTTAAATCTCCAAACCTAAATACCGATTTTGCTGCCAATAAAAATCCAATAGCTTCCCAATGATTGGTAATTACAAAAGTGAACACAAATAACCTTTCTAAAACACCAATATATTGACCAGCTTTTGCCAAAGAATCGTCGTTTTCTTTTTTCTTTTCAGGATTCCATTGTGTAATAATTAATTTGATGATTATGGATGACACAAAAATAACGAGCAATAAAAATATCAACAATAATAAAATTTTCTCTGTGATGATATTTTTTGCTGATAGTTTAAAATCAGTATAAAAAGAGGTAGCAATTATCAACATTAAAACATGTAAAATTTGATCGATAAAAAACCAAATTCGTTTTGTTTTCTTCTTTTGTAAGTATAGTTTTAGCAAGTCAATTGCATAATGAGAAATAACTATGAGTAAAAATCCTGCCCAATATGTTTGCAAATCAAACTGTAAAATCAACAATAATAAAACTGCGTGAATTGCAATATGAACGTATAATTTTGTAGATTTTACTTTCTTTTCCTCTTTGTCTTTTACCCATTTTTCTGACTGAAAAACAAAATCACCTAAAATGTGTGCCAATAAAAACTTTAAAAAGAGTAACATATTTATTGGTTTAATTTTTTGTTGATTAATTCTCTGTAGAGATTTTCTAACTGCATAATTTCATCTAAACCAGCTCTTTTTCTGCGTTCACTAGCACTACTTTCTGAAATATTTAATTCTTTGGCAATCAGTTTTTGTGTAGTACTTGGGTTTTCTAAATACTTTAAAACAAAATCGGCCGAATTTACTGTCCAATTATCCATAGTTAATAAAGCAAGGGCAAATGAAGTATTACATATGCTATCGAATTCTTTATCAGAAGATGTTATTGCTAAATTTTGTTTCTTTAATAGTGTGTCAAAAGCCAATCCACTATAAATAAACGCTTCTCCATTTCCTTCAGTAATGTTTGTATATGAATCATTTTTCTCGCCAATTCCGATAGCAATTCTAACATCTAATTTTTTTATTTTCTTTAGAGTTGCTTTCAGTTTTATAGCAAATAATAATGAATCTTTTACATTTTCAATTTCAATTTGAAAACTATCACCTCTATAAATTTCCCATATTTTGGGTGATCTTCCAATAGTTTGGAAAGCACTTTTTATCAAAGGAAGCCATTCATTAGAATCCACTTCTCTCGAATTTATAATATCTCCTGTTAAAATGCTAGTCATTAAAAAATATTTTTAACAAATATATCATTTATATTCGGGTTTTAAGACGAATATCTTATAATTCGGGTTTTAACACGAATATTTAATAATTCGAGTTTTAAGACGAATTTTTGTCGAAATAAGTTGTGTATAAAAATTCATCATCATTCTTTATAAAAAGAATAAGTTTTGTTAATTTCACAGTTCTAAATTCATACAAAACTTACGCTTGAATACATACTTAAATACTTTAAACGAAGCACAGAAAGAGGCAGTTATTCAAAAAGATGGCCCAATGATAATTATTGCTGGTGCAGGTTCTGGTAAAACACGTGTTTTAACTTATAGAATTGCACATTTAATGCAATCTGGAGTGGATTCTTTTAATATTTTATCGCTCACATTTACCAACAAAGCAGCCAAAGAAATGAAAGCCAGAATTGCTGGAGTTGTTGGACAAAGTGAAGCTAAAAATCTTTGGATGGGAACTTTTCACTCGGTTTTTGCACGTATTTTACGTTCTGAAGCAGACAAATTAGGTTTCCCAACAAACTTTACCATTTACGATACGCAAGATTCAGTTCGATTAATTTCATCAATTATTAAAGAAAAGAATTTAAACAAGGAACAATACAAACCAAAGCAGATTTTAGGGAGAATATCATCCTTTAAAAACAGCTTAATTACTGTAAGAGCTTACTTTAATAATTCTGATTTGCAAGAAGCAGATTTACATGCAAGCAGACCAGAAGTTGGTAATATTTACAAAGAATATGTAGATAGATGTTTTAAATCTGGTGCAATGGATTTTGATGATTTGTTGTTAAGAACCAACGAATTATTGGCTCGTTTTCCAGATGTTTTGGCAAAATATCAAGATAGGTTTAGATATATTATGGTGGATGAGTATCAAGATACAAACCACTCACAATATATAATTGTAAGAGCTTTGGCTGACAAATTTGGGAATATCTGTGTGGTTGGAGACGATTCACAAAGTATTTATAGTTTTAGAGGGGCAAACATTCAGAATATCTTAAATTTTCAAAAAGATTATCCTGATGTAAAAACCTTTAAATTAGAACAGAATTACAGATCTACAAAAAATATTGTGAATGCAGCAAATTCTGTAATTGCAAAAAACAAAACAAAGTTAGATAAAGAAGTTTGGACGAGTAATGATGCTGGAGATTCTATAAACGTAATGCGTACTATTTCTGATGGTGAAGAAGGGCGTTTTGTAGCACAATCTATTTGGGAAAATATGATGAATAATCAACTAACACCCGATAATTTTTGTGTACTATATAGAACAAATTCTCAATCTAGAGCCATAGAAGATGCTTTGAGAAAAAAGAACATCGACTATAAAATATATGGTGGAATTTCCTTTTATCAACGTAAAGAAATAAAAGACATTTTATCTTATTTGCGGATTTTAATCAACCCAAATGATGAAGAAGCTTTAAAAAGAATTATCAATTATCCTGCAAGAGGAATTGGTGCTACAACTATAGATAAACTTACAATTGCTGCAAATCACTATAAAAAATCAATTTTTGATATTTTAAAATATATTGATAAAATCGATTTAAAAATAAATTCTGGAACTAAAAATAAGTTGCAGAATTTTATGAATATGATTTTACGACTTCAAATTGAAGCAAAAACTAAAAATGCTTTTGAAATTGCAGAAGTAGTTGTAAAACAAACCCAGTTAATTAAAGATTTAGAAAAAGACGGAACACCAGAAGCTGTTAGTAAAGTAGAAAATGTTCAAGAACTTTTAAACGGAATTAAAGATTTTATAACAGATAAAATTGAACAAGGAGAAGATACTTCTTTAACATCGTTTTTAGAAGATGTTGCTTTGGCTACCGATTTTGATTCAGAAAAAAATGATGATAAACCTACAGTTTCTTTAATGACCATTCATCAATCTAAAGGATTGGAATATTTGTATGTGTATGTTGTTGGTTTAGAGGAAAATTTATTTCCATCTGCCATGAGTATGAATACAAGAAGTGAATTAGAAGAAGAACGTAGATTGTTTTATGTGGCGTTAACAAGAGCAGAAAAAGTTGCTTATTTAACGTATGCACAAACACGTTATAGATGGGGAAAATTAATTGATTCAGAACCAAGTCGTTTTTTAGAAGAAATCGACGATCAATATTTGCATTATATAACTCCAAAGGTTCCAGAATCTTCCGTAAATAGATTTATTGATAAAAGTATTTTTGATGATGCTCCAAAAGGAATTCGTTTTCAAAAACCTATTCAACGTAAAAAAGCAGAACGAGATATACTTAAAAAGAAAGAAATTATTGTTCCTAAAAACTTAAAAAAAGTATCACAAGCAACAACACCAAAAGCCAATTTATTTGATGGTAATATAGTGGTTGGTAATATTGTTGAACATAATAGGTTTGGTAGTGGAGAAGTAATAGCATTAGAAGGAAGTGGCCCAAATAAAAAAGCAGAGATAAAGTTTGGAACTGTTGGTAAAAAGAAACTATTACTACAATTTGCTAAATTAAAAGTGATTGGTTAATTTTTTTTAAATTAATCATGGATATTTGTAAATATGGCACTCCTAAAGGAGTTCTATAAAATTACCTAATTTATATCTATTAATATACAGCTCCTATGGAGCTAAAAAGATTAAGCTAAAGTAAATTAAAAGTGATTGGTTAATTTGAGTTTAGAATTAAAAAATAATATAGATATTGTAAATATGTTACTCCAAAAGGAGTTCTATAAAATTATGAAATTTATTTTATTAATATGTTGCTCCTAAGGAGCAAAAACATAAAATATGATATTAAAAAGTAAAACTGCAGAGCAGTGAAACATTAATAGAGAATATTTTAATTCAATTAAATCAAGCTCCATAGGAGCGACATATTTCACAGCATTAATTACATCAATAATAAAACATCAAAAAACCACACCATAAAAAATGGCAAATACATACACACAATTATATTTCCACATTGTATTTGCTGTAAAAGGAAGAGATAATTTAATAACATCAAAATTTAAAGTTGATTTATATAAGTATATCACAGGAATCATCAGTAAGAAAGATTAAAAATTGATGATTATTAATGGGATGCCTAATCATATTCATATTTTAATTGGCACAAAACCAAATTGTAATTTATCAGATTTAGTGAGAGATATCAAAGCAAATTCATCAAAATGGATAAATGAAAATAAATTTGTGTTAGGTAAATTTGAATGGCAAACAGGATTTGGTGCTTTTACAGTGAGTCAATCTGGAATTAATAAAGTAATAAAATATATAAAAGATCAAGAGGAACATCATAAAATAAAATCTTTTAAAGAAGAATATATCGATTTTTTAAAAGGTTATAAAATTGATTTTGAAGATAAATATATTTTTTCAGAAGATTAAATTTATGAATTGAATACCTTTTTTTAAAATTAAAAGTGATTGGTTAAAAAATCAATTATAAAAACAAAAATAAATTGTTATTTTGCAACATTAAATAACTACAAAGTATAAATTGTTATTTCGAGGAGCACGAATTTTACGTAAACTTTCGAAAACACACTTCAAAAATAAATAAATGACATTCGATTTAGAATATAATTCAGAAAGAACATTAATGATAATTCCAGAATATGGCAGACATGTTCAAAAATTGGTAGATCATTGTGTTGCCTTAGAAACCAAAGAAGAACGTAATGAAATGGCATTAGCAATTGTTGATGTTATGGGAAATTTGCAACCTCACTTAAGAGAT
The DNA window shown above is from Polaribacter sp. Hel_I_88 and carries:
- a CDS encoding ABC transporter substrate-binding protein, giving the protein MISFSCKKVTINVDDKNQTESTIKYAKGFDIVDENGTKKLIVKSAYQNSDDVFEYIIKKKKIDTIIDYKYEVLEVPIQKIVVTSTTHIPMVELLNEESSIIGFPYSKYVSSAKTRVLIDAGKIQEIGKESSLNTEILLDLQPELVVGYSVSSADKSLTAIQKAGIKVIYNGDWLEETPLGRAEWIKFFGVLFDKEKQADSIFKVIETDYLEAKKIALKSNKKPKILSGAIMSKDIWNLPAGESFVAQFLKDANLNYLWKNTEGKGSLSLSFESVFDKAQNADYWITPGYFSSKEQLLKSNEIYKEFKAFQKDNIYTPILKKGKTGGAIYYELAGTRPDLVLKDIIKITNPEVLPNYEFTFFEKMK
- a CDS encoding GMP reductase, translated to MRIENELKLGFKDVMIRPKRSTLKSRSQVSLVREFNFLHSDVVWSGIPIMAANMDTVGTFEMAKALAKHKLFTAIHKHYSIEEWRDFATNSSEEILKNIAVSTGTGKEDSQKVAQILTEFPQINFICVDVANGYSEHFVNFVQKMRKNHPKKVIISGNVVTGEMVEELLLAGADIIKVGIGPGSVCTTRVKTGVGYPQLSAIIECADAAHGMGGQIISDGGCKIPGDLSKAFGGSADFVMLGGMLAGHTESGGELIEKNGEKFKAFYGMSSETAMNKHSGGVANYRASEGKTVKVPFKGDVEHTIIDILGGIRSTCTYVGASRLKELTKRTTFIRVQEQENQVYN
- a CDS encoding TonB-dependent siderophore receptor, which codes for MKKQLLIVSVLMCSFVCTHVFSQQKKEKIESLNEIVVTATKFETNKKNVGKIVYKITQETIENNQGRTVVDLLNDVPGVEINGNFSTKGQNLGYYIRGGRNRQVAILIDGVNVNDPSSFNADFDLRQIDINQIESIEVLKGASSTLYGSGAATGVINIILKKSSKDSFAGTFTTSVGTNSSSENPKFSGEEFSTNFNFNGTLGKVDYLLALNANGSSGLSAAESTTDIPFEEDNFARQNVLLKVNYAVNDKLKIGLLSSYDEFSTDFDGFDFDPVTFASIPADRENNSKSVQKRVGLNADYSYKKGELKIRTFLTEIDRNESPSNDFFYGEVYGFDVYNNYKFNNQFSFLVGFTSQFQDMIQKTSFSTIEEGSGKQHFYDPYISFNYFSESGFNLNAGTRLNMHSEYGNNFVFNVNPSYNFKISENDFKVFASYSTAFVAPTLSEIFTKLPTIDELLPEEDITIEGGFDLDLGDKININATYFYREETNKIGFDPTTFQTINDFGTFLARGLETEISYKASQKLRLLANYTYIDRDENLLLKIPQNKFFIKADYSLFPQTFTSLSYRFVDETKDFGNVDLASYSLVDFFINHSLLENKVIFYGSITNIFNENFQEIAGFTTRGRNYNIGLRIKF
- a CDS encoding DUF3307 domain-containing protein, with amino-acid sequence MLLFLKFLLAHILGDFVFQSEKWVKDKEEKKVKSTKLYVHIAIHAVLLLLILQFDLQTYWAGFLLIVISHYAIDLLKLYLQKKKTKRIWFFIDQILHVLMLIIATSFYTDFKLSAKNIITEKILLLLIFLLLVIFVSSIIIKLIITQWNPEKKKENDDSLAKAGQYIGVLERLFVFTFVITNHWEAIGFLLAAKSVFRFGDLTSSKDRKLTEYILIGTLLSFGFAILLGVLYLQTLKLIS
- a CDS encoding ATP-dependent helicase; translation: MNTYLNTLNEAQKEAVIQKDGPMIIIAGAGSGKTRVLTYRIAHLMQSGVDSFNILSLTFTNKAAKEMKARIAGVVGQSEAKNLWMGTFHSVFARILRSEADKLGFPTNFTIYDTQDSVRLISSIIKEKNLNKEQYKPKQILGRISSFKNSLITVRAYFNNSDLQEADLHASRPEVGNIYKEYVDRCFKSGAMDFDDLLLRTNELLARFPDVLAKYQDRFRYIMVDEYQDTNHSQYIIVRALADKFGNICVVGDDSQSIYSFRGANIQNILNFQKDYPDVKTFKLEQNYRSTKNIVNAANSVIAKNKTKLDKEVWTSNDAGDSINVMRTISDGEEGRFVAQSIWENMMNNQLTPDNFCVLYRTNSQSRAIEDALRKKNIDYKIYGGISFYQRKEIKDILSYLRILINPNDEEALKRIINYPARGIGATTIDKLTIAANHYKKSIFDILKYIDKIDLKINSGTKNKLQNFMNMILRLQIEAKTKNAFEIAEVVVKQTQLIKDLEKDGTPEAVSKVENVQELLNGIKDFITDKIEQGEDTSLTSFLEDVALATDFDSEKNDDKPTVSLMTIHQSKGLEYLYVYVVGLEENLFPSAMSMNTRSELEEERRLFYVALTRAEKVAYLTYAQTRYRWGKLIDSEPSRFLEEIDDQYLHYITPKVPESSVNRFIDKSIFDDAPKGIRFQKPIQRKKAERDILKKKEIIVPKNLKKVSQATTPKANLFDGNIVVGNIVEHNRFGSGEVIALEGSGPNKKAEIKFGTVGKKKLLLQFAKLKVIG
- a CDS encoding transposase, coding for MIINGMPNHIHILIGTKPNCNLSDLVRDIKANSSKWINENKFVLGKFEWQTGFGAFTVSQSGINKVIKYIKDQEEHHKIKSFKEEYIDFLKGYKIDFEDKYIFSED